One Bacillus sp. 1780r2a1 DNA segment encodes these proteins:
- a CDS encoding lytic polysaccharide monooxygenase, whose protein sequence is MKWKKTIGKGVVTAAVLSFGMWVSAGDASAHGYIQEPASRGYVGSLEKQVIGWQAAMEKYGRVIDSPQSVEGLKGFPERGPADGHIASAEGGLGQIDQVMDRQTADAWKKQDLKGGLNTFTWKYTAPHATSKWHYYITKKSWNPNEPLKRSDFELIGTVNHNGTPANTNLSHKINVPTDRNGYHVILGVWDVADTPNAFYNVIDVNLINDEATDKEPPSAPASVEALSVTDRTVELSWSKSTDNQGIKEYEVYRNGEKIATTTNTVYKDSSVMPETSYEYYIKAIDFSGNSSSASRVVAVTTQKLIEDTEAPTAPSGLHSMKESESSIELMWSPSEDQVGVKEYAIYRDGQLIATTSNTYYVDKNLQSATNYTYTVFAIDAAGNVSASSSPLEVSTLSSNSSAEEWSENKIYTAGMVVQYKGLEYKAKYWTKGNQPDSSDAWELVSDAVVEWNVQKAYPGGSKVRYGNRTYVAQWWTLGDTPGTSAVWKLVE, encoded by the coding sequence TTGAAGTGGAAAAAAACAATTGGAAAAGGCGTCGTGACAGCCGCTGTGCTCTCGTTTGGCATGTGGGTTTCAGCTGGTGATGCATCTGCTCATGGGTACATACAGGAGCCGGCAAGTAGAGGGTACGTTGGATCGCTTGAAAAGCAGGTTATTGGCTGGCAAGCTGCGATGGAGAAGTATGGAAGAGTCATCGACAGTCCTCAGTCTGTAGAAGGCCTCAAAGGCTTTCCAGAACGCGGGCCTGCTGATGGGCATATCGCATCAGCAGAAGGAGGACTGGGACAAATTGATCAAGTAATGGATCGTCAAACGGCAGATGCTTGGAAAAAGCAAGATTTAAAAGGTGGGTTAAATACGTTTACGTGGAAGTACACGGCTCCCCATGCAACTTCAAAGTGGCATTATTACATTACGAAAAAGAGCTGGAATCCCAATGAACCTTTAAAACGGTCAGATTTTGAACTAATTGGTACAGTGAATCATAATGGAACACCAGCAAATACAAATTTAAGTCATAAAATTAACGTGCCAACAGATCGGAATGGCTATCACGTTATTTTAGGTGTATGGGACGTAGCGGATACACCTAATGCTTTTTATAACGTCATTGATGTGAATTTAATCAACGATGAAGCAACTGACAAAGAGCCACCGTCAGCTCCTGCAAGCGTTGAAGCGTTAAGCGTTACAGATCGAACGGTTGAGCTAAGCTGGAGTAAATCAACAGATAATCAAGGAATTAAAGAATATGAGGTTTACCGCAACGGAGAAAAGATTGCGACAACCACCAATACAGTTTACAAAGATTCCAGCGTTATGCCGGAAACGAGCTATGAATACTATATAAAAGCTATTGACTTTTCAGGGAACAGCAGCTCTGCTAGTCGAGTGGTTGCGGTTACAACTCAAAAATTGATTGAAGATACGGAAGCTCCAACAGCTCCAAGCGGTCTTCATAGTATGAAAGAGTCAGAGAGTTCCATTGAGTTAATGTGGTCGCCATCCGAGGACCAGGTAGGCGTTAAAGAATATGCAATCTACCGTGATGGACAGCTAATTGCAACGACTTCGAATACGTACTATGTAGATAAAAACCTGCAGTCAGCTACGAACTATACGTACACGGTCTTTGCCATTGATGCAGCGGGAAACGTTTCGGCTTCAAGTTCGCCACTAGAAGTTTCAACATTAAGCAGCAATTCTTCAGCAGAAGAGTGGAGTGAAAATAAAATTTATACTGCTGGTATGGTTGTTCAGTATAAAGGACTTGAATATAAAGCGAAATACTGGACCAAAGGCAATCAGCCTGATTCATCAGATGCGTGGGAGTTAGTAAGTGATGCCGTAGTGGAATGGAATGTCCAAAAAGCCTATCCAGGTGGTTCGAAAGTAAGGTATGGAAACCGCACATATGTAGCGCAATGGTGGACGCTTGGTGATACGCCAGGTACATCAGCCGTATGGAAGTTAGTAGAATAA
- a CDS encoding FadR family transcriptional regulator, protein MNVERIARKKISESIEEQIEAMIASGQFKPGEKLPSVRELCTLFGVGRSSVRDAITALKGKGIVDVKQGEGTFICQFDSSKMFQYTMLLPSEEDVRELFQVRKMLEPGIAEMAAKNRSPEDLKKLKLALSKTFENDWEADYHFHQVIVHAAGNKMLTQFIQFISTTMQKAMIDFYQYIQPHEAILKEIASHHYHIYESIKQSNSKDAYIHMLNHLELVENILQTSLARIQR, encoded by the coding sequence GTGAACGTAGAACGAATCGCTCGTAAAAAAATCTCAGAGTCAATTGAAGAGCAAATTGAAGCTATGATTGCTTCAGGTCAGTTCAAGCCGGGAGAAAAGCTTCCTTCTGTGCGAGAGCTATGCACATTATTTGGTGTAGGGCGCTCATCGGTTCGCGATGCCATTACCGCGCTTAAAGGTAAAGGGATCGTTGATGTGAAACAAGGAGAAGGAACGTTTATTTGTCAGTTCGATTCATCTAAAATGTTTCAGTATACGATGCTGTTGCCAAGCGAAGAGGATGTTCGAGAACTATTTCAAGTCCGAAAGATGCTGGAGCCAGGCATTGCTGAAATGGCTGCCAAAAATCGATCTCCAGAAGATTTAAAGAAATTAAAGCTAGCTCTCTCAAAAACATTTGAAAATGATTGGGAGGCTGATTACCACTTCCATCAAGTGATTGTCCATGCAGCCGGCAATAAAATGTTAACTCAATTCATCCAGTTTATTTCCACGACCATGCAAAAAGCAATGATTGATTTTTATCAGTACATTCAACCACACGAAGCAATTTTAAAAGAGATTGCGTCACACCACTATCACATCTATGAATCCATTAAACAATCAAATTCAAAAGATGCCTACATACACATGCTGAATCATTTAGAACTTGTTGAAAATATTCTACAAACAAGCTTAGCGCGCATCCAGCGCTAA